ACGCGCTCGACGCCTTCGCGGAGACGGCGGCGCACGGCTCGATCGAGCACGCCCAGCTCGTACGCCGCGAGGACGTGCGCCGGATGGCCGAGCTCGGCGTCACCGCGAGCGTGCAGCCGGCCCACCTGCTCGACGACCGCGACGTCAGCGAACGGCTGTGGCCGGGCCGGGGCGACCGCTGCTTCGCGCTGCGCTGGATGATCGACGACGGGGTCCGGCTGGCGCTGGGGTCCGACGCCCCGGTCGCGCGGCTGGACCCGTGGCTGGCCATGGCCGCCGCCGTGCACCGCACTGCCGACGACCGCGAGGCGTGGCACCCCGAGCAGGCGATCACCCCGCGCGAGGCGCTCGCCGCCTCGACCGACGGGCTCGGCACGGTCGCGGCCGGCCACCCCGCCGACCTGGTGCTGCTCGACAGCGACCCGCTGTCCCCCCGCGCCGACCCCGCCGAGGAGGCCAAGCACCTGCTCGCCACCTCGGTCCACGCGACGTGGGTGGCGGGGGAGCTGGTCCACGGCTCGCTGTAACGCCGGACGGGGCTCAGGCCAGCGCCAGCGTCAGGGCCAGCACCGTGTCCGGGTCCTCGAGCCGGTCGCCGTAGAGCTCCCGCAGCTGGTTCATCCGGTAGCGCACCGTCTGCGGGTGCACGAAGAGGTCGGCCGCGACGTCCTCGCGCCGGCCCTGGTGCAGCAGCCACGAGCGCAGCGTCGCCTCGAGCTTCTCCGCGGTCGACGGCCGTACGTCGGCCAGCGGCGCCAGTGCGACCGCGCGCAGGTCGGCCAGCGCCTCGGGGTCGGCGTTGACCACGAGCGCGGGCAGGTTCTGGTCGGTGTCCACCGTGCTCGCCGTCCGCCGCAGCGGGAGCGCCCGCACCGCCCGGTCGAAGGACGCCCGCACCTCCGGCCACGGCCGGGCCGGGCCGACCACCGCGTGCCGGTCGGTGAGCACCCGCAGCAGCCGGGTCCGGGAGCGCCCCTCCATGTCCGGCACCAGCACCGCCGCCAGCCCCTCCTCGGGCAGCCCGTGCTCGCTGGGGACGAGTGCCCCGCTGGGCACCAGCCCGAGCACGGGCCTCACCTGCGCCTCCGGGAGCAGGACGGCGGTCAGCGTGCGCGGCGGCTTCCAGTCGGCGCGCTCGACGTCGGGCGCCAGGGACTCCGGCGACTCGCCCCGCAGCAGCCCGGCCGCCACCTGGTCGAGGTAGCGCTGCCGGACCCGGCCGGAGGTCTCCAGCTCGTCGGTGTGGCCGGCGACCGAGGCCGCCGAGAGCTCGTCGATGTAGGCAAAGACCAGCTCCGCGAACGACGCGACCGCCTGGGCCGGCACCCCGGCCGCCACCGCGGTCGCCGAGAGCTCGCGCCACGAGACCCGCGCCCCGACCCGGTAGG
This genomic interval from Nocardioides euryhalodurans contains the following:
- a CDS encoding PucR family transcriptional regulator; amino-acid sequence: MTTSSASRRLDHEVLELLRGTLSDVAQHTIAAVREEVPAYGEGLGDQLAATIEQAVQMALAGFLRVASSTTDPGTPLTPTLEGAYALGRGEARAGRSADALLSAYRVGARVSWRELSATAVAAGVPAQAVASFAELVFAYIDELSAASVAGHTDELETSGRVRQRYLDQVAAGLLRGESPESLAPDVERADWKPPRTLTAVLLPEAQVRPVLGLVPSGALVPSEHGLPEEGLAAVLVPDMEGRSRTRLLRVLTDRHAVVGPARPWPEVRASFDRAVRALPLRRTASTVDTDQNLPALVVNADPEALADLRAVALAPLADVRPSTAEKLEATLRSWLLHQGRREDVAADLFVHPQTVRYRMNQLRELYGDRLEDPDTVLALTLALA